AGAACGCGTGCTCCGAGATGTCGTCGTACTTGCCGTCCAAAACACCCTGCACGATTCACCAGGCACGTTAGCAAAGCGCACACAGTATAAACGAGCAGTCATATGAGAAACAGTTACTCTTAAACAAGCAACTGCACACAAAAGAGTGTCTCAAGTTGCTGAGTAAGATGATCATAAGCAGCAGAGACGCAAGAAGTTTCGTGCAATGTTCATGCTGCATGGGCTGTCCACAGGTTTGCAAGCATGTGCAAATACCGACTAATTTTCAAGAGCAAGCACTTCCAAAACAATGGCATTACTTACTGTTCTAAAAAGAACTACCGTGGTTCAATTCTCACCTGGAAACTTTGGACACCCTCCTTTAGGTCCACATACTTCCCTGGAGCACCAGTGAAAACTTCGGCAACATGGAAAGGCTGGCTCAGGAACTTCTGGATCTTCCTTGCACGAGCAACCGTCATCTTATCATCTTCACTGAGCTCATCCATACCCAAAATGGCAATGATATCCTGAAGATTCTTGTAGTTCTGAAGAACCTTCTGGACACCACGGGCAGTGTTGTAGTGATCCACACCCAGAACGTGGGGAGAAAGCATTCTTGATGTCGAGTCCAAGGGATCAACAGCAGGGTAAATGCCCAGCTCAGAAATCTGCACAGGTAGCTCATTACAGTCATAATGAGCATATTGTGTGTGCGTTGAATAATGATCATGTACAAAGGACGACGGACAAACCTGTCGTGACAACACAGTAGTAGCGTCAAGATGGGCAAAGGTGGTAGCAGGAGCAGGATCCGTCAAATCATCAGCAGGCACATAAATAGCCTGGACGGATGTAATAGAACCCTTCTTTGTCGTCGTAATCCGCTCTTGCAGTCCTCCAAGATCGGTAGCAAGAGTTGGTTGGTATCCCACAGCAGATGGAATACGTCCAAGGAGAGCAGACACCTCAGAGTTTGCCTGCCATTAAGAGTAATAAAAAATAGAACTATTAAGACTTGATAGCAATGGTAACAGCAGGTTAGAAAGAGAAATATTGTTCAACACAATATGGAGCACAGAAACAGAGGTGTCAAGTCAGAATTTACCTGGGTGAAACGGAAAATGTTGTCAATAAACAGGAGCACATCTTGTCCTTCGGCGTCACGGAAATGTTCAGCAACAGTCAAACCAGTAAGACCAACACGAGCACGGGCACCCGGGGGCTCGTTCATTTGCCCGTAGACAAGAGCACACTTGCTTTCAGCCTGCCACAGAAATCATTTTATAAGGAAAGATAGCTTGCATATATGAGCTTCAGAGCTGAAATTCAAACTCCATAACAATTACCTGCTTCTCATCGAGCTTAATGACACCACTTTCAATCATTTCCCTATACAAGTCATTACCTTCACGGGTACGTTCTCCGACACCAGCAAAAACAGAGAA
This DNA window, taken from Triticum aestivum cultivar Chinese Spring chromosome 1D, IWGSC CS RefSeq v2.1, whole genome shotgun sequence, encodes the following:
- the LOC123182954 gene encoding ATP synthase subunit beta, mitochondrial (The sequence of the model RefSeq protein was modified relative to this genomic sequence to represent the inferred CDS: added 23 bases not found in genome assembly) encodes the protein MATRRALSSLLRSASRARAASPSPRAPRAAPLHRPSPAGYLFNRAAAYATSSAAAAEAPAEKLPPTSDKYVGAKITDEFTGAGSIGQVCQVIGAVVDVRFDEGLPPILTALEVLDNSIRLVLEVAQHLGENVVRTIAMDGTEGLVRGQKVLNTGSPITVPVGRATLGRIINVIGEPIDHKGDIKTHDFLPIHREAPAFVEQATEQQILVTGIKVVDLLAPYQRGGKIGLFGGAGVGKTVLIMELINNVAKAHGGFSVFAGVGERTREGNDLYREMIESGVIKLDEKQAESKCALVYGQMNEPPGARARVGLTGLTVAEHFRDAEGQDVLLFIDNIFRFTQANSEVSALLGRIPSAVGYQPTLATDLGGLQERITTTKKGSITSVQAIYVPADDLTDPAPATTFAHLDATTVLSRQISELGIYPAVDPLDSTSRMLSPHVLGVDHYNTARGVQKVLQNYKNLQDIIAILGMDELSEDDKMTVARARKIQKFLSQPFHVAEVFTGAPGKYVDLKEGVQSFQGVLDGKYDDISEHAFYMVGGIDEVIAKAEKIASENA